Proteins from a single region of Allocatelliglobosispora scoriae:
- a CDS encoding YraN family protein produces the protein MTKVRQAFGAWGEGIAAEYLLGSGMILLDRNWRCRDGEVDIIAREAETIVFCEVKTRRSRAFGPAVDAVVGQKARRLRRLAAHWLALREAGSVEVRFDVICVMPQPQGPPEIDHLRGALT, from the coding sequence GTGACGAAGGTGCGGCAGGCGTTCGGCGCCTGGGGAGAGGGCATCGCCGCGGAGTATCTGCTGGGTTCGGGCATGATCCTGCTCGATCGCAACTGGCGGTGCCGGGACGGCGAGGTGGACATCATCGCCCGGGAGGCGGAGACGATCGTCTTCTGCGAGGTGAAGACGCGGCGCAGCCGGGCGTTCGGGCCGGCCGTCGATGCCGTGGTCGGCCAGAAGGCCCGCCGCCTGCGGCGACTCGCCGCGCATTGGCTCGCCCTTCGCGAGGCGGGTTCGGTGGAGGTGCGATTTGACGTGATCTGCGTCATGCCGCAGCCCCAGGGGCCGCCGGAGATCGATCATCTGCGTGGTGCGCTGACATGA
- the rpsB gene encoding 30S ribosomal protein S2: MAVVTMRQLLESGVHFGHQTRRWNPKMKRFIFTERNGIYIIDLRQTLDYIEKAYEFIRVTVAEGGSVLFVGTKKQAQEAVAGEASRVGMPYVNHRWLGGMLTNFQTVYKRLQRMKELEAIDQIGAEKGYTKKETLQLQREKIKLTKTLGGLRDMQKLPSAIWVIDTKKEHIAVDEARKLGIPVIAILDTNCDPDEVDFPIPGNDDAIRSAELLTRVVASAVAAGLLARSAKSLRGGSAEAKPEPGAVAADEPLAEWERELLEGDKAKTEEAAAVAADETAEAPADAAVEVKAAAE, translated from the coding sequence ATGGCCGTCGTGACCATGCGTCAACTGCTGGAGAGCGGTGTCCACTTCGGGCACCAGACCCGCCGTTGGAACCCGAAGATGAAGCGCTTCATCTTCACCGAGCGCAATGGCATCTACATCATCGACCTCCGCCAGACCCTCGATTACATCGAGAAGGCGTACGAGTTCATCCGCGTCACCGTCGCCGAGGGCGGCTCGGTGCTCTTCGTGGGCACCAAGAAGCAGGCTCAGGAGGCCGTCGCCGGCGAGGCTTCGCGCGTCGGCATGCCCTACGTGAACCACCGCTGGCTGGGCGGCATGCTCACCAACTTCCAGACGGTGTACAAGCGCCTGCAGCGGATGAAGGAGCTCGAGGCGATCGACCAGATCGGCGCCGAGAAGGGCTACACGAAGAAGGAGACCCTGCAGCTCCAGCGCGAGAAGATCAAGCTGACGAAGACGCTTGGCGGTCTCCGCGACATGCAGAAGCTCCCGAGCGCCATCTGGGTGATCGACACCAAGAAGGAGCACATCGCCGTCGACGAGGCCCGCAAGCTGGGCATCCCGGTGATCGCGATCCTCGACACCAACTGCGACCCGGACGAGGTCGATTTCCCGATCCCGGGCAACGACGACGCGATCCGCTCGGCCGAGCTGCTGACCCGGGTCGTCGCGTCCGCGGTCGCCGCCGGTCTCCTGGCCCGTTCGGCGAAGAGCCTGCGCGGCGGTTCGGCCGAGGCGAAGCCCGAGCCGGGTGCCGTCGCCGCCGACGAGCCGCTGGCCGAGTGGGAGCGCGAGCTGCTCGAGGGTGACAAGGCGAAGACCGAAGAGGCTGCCGCCGTCGCCGCCGACGAGACCGCCGAGGCTCCGGCCGACGCTGCGGTCGAGGTCAAGGCTGCCGCCGAGTAA
- the tsf gene encoding translation elongation factor Ts encodes MSAVTAQDVKRLRELTGAGMMDCKKALEESEGDFDKAVELLRVKGAKDVGKRAGRTTANGLVAHSGPALLELNCETDFVAKNSDFVALAQQLVEHVEATKPADVEALLASQLEGVTVAELIQERSAKIGEKLVINRIAIFDGEIAVYLHRKAADLPPQVGVAVEYTGKGDEAAASDARAVAMQIAAMRPKYVTRDQVPAEVVESERRIAEQTAREEGKPEAALTKIVEGRVNSFFKDYVLVEQPSVTDQKKTVQQVLNEAGITVARFERFEVGQA; translated from the coding sequence ATGTCTGCTGTTACTGCCCAGGACGTCAAGCGCCTGCGTGAGCTCACCGGCGCTGGGATGATGGACTGCAAGAAGGCGCTCGAGGAGTCCGAGGGCGACTTCGACAAGGCCGTCGAGCTGCTGCGGGTCAAGGGTGCGAAGGACGTCGGCAAGCGCGCCGGCCGGACCACCGCCAACGGCCTGGTCGCCCACTCGGGACCGGCGCTGCTGGAGCTCAACTGCGAGACCGACTTCGTGGCGAAGAACTCCGACTTCGTCGCGCTGGCTCAGCAGCTCGTCGAGCACGTCGAGGCCACCAAGCCGGCCGATGTCGAGGCGCTGCTCGCGTCCCAGCTCGAGGGCGTCACCGTCGCCGAGCTGATCCAGGAGCGGTCCGCGAAGATCGGCGAGAAGCTGGTCATCAACCGGATCGCGATCTTCGATGGCGAGATCGCCGTCTACCTGCACCGCAAGGCCGCCGACCTGCCTCCGCAGGTGGGTGTGGCGGTGGAGTACACGGGTAAGGGCGACGAGGCTGCGGCTTCGGACGCTCGCGCCGTGGCGATGCAGATCGCGGCCATGCGGCCGAAGTACGTGACCCGCGACCAGGTTCCGGCCGAGGTCGTCGAGTCGGAGCGCCGCATCGCCGAGCAGACCGCTCGCGAGGAGGGCAAGCCCGAGGCCGCCCTCACGAAGATCGTCGAGGGTCGGGTCAACTCGTTCTTCAAGGACTACGTCCTCGTCGAGCAGCCTTCGGTGACCGACCAGAAGAAGACCGTGCAGCAGGTGCTCAACGAGGCCGGCATCACCGTGGCCCGGTTCGAGCGCTTCGAGGTTGGACAGGCCTAA
- the pyrH gene encoding UMP kinase has product MSQKKFRRVVLKLSGEVFGGGAVGIDPDVVQGIASQIATVVRQGVEVAVVVGGGNFFRGAELQKRGMERSRADYMGMLGTVMNCLALQDFLEKEGIETRVQTAITMAQVAEQYIPLRAIRHLEKGRVVIFGAGAGMPYFSTDTVSAQRALEIHADVVLMSKNGVDGVYTADPRTDPTARKLEHITFDEAVRENLRVVDTASLSLCMDNGLPMLVFGAEGDDTIIRAVNGEKIGTLITAA; this is encoded by the coding sequence ATGAGCCAGAAGAAGTTCCGTCGAGTTGTCCTGAAGCTCTCCGGTGAGGTCTTCGGCGGCGGTGCGGTCGGCATCGATCCCGACGTCGTGCAGGGGATCGCGAGCCAGATCGCGACGGTCGTCCGCCAGGGCGTCGAGGTGGCCGTGGTCGTCGGCGGCGGCAACTTCTTCCGCGGCGCTGAGCTGCAGAAGCGCGGCATGGAGCGGTCCCGGGCCGATTACATGGGCATGCTGGGCACGGTGATGAACTGCCTCGCCCTCCAGGACTTCCTGGAGAAGGAGGGCATCGAGACGCGCGTGCAGACCGCCATCACGATGGCCCAGGTCGCCGAGCAGTACATTCCGCTGCGCGCGATCCGCCACCTGGAGAAGGGGCGCGTCGTCATCTTCGGCGCGGGCGCGGGCATGCCATATTTCTCCACCGACACGGTCTCCGCCCAGCGGGCGTTGGAGATCCACGCCGACGTGGTCCTGATGAGCAAGAACGGGGTGGACGGCGTCTACACGGCCGATCCCCGGACCGATCCGACCGCGCGCAAGCTCGAGCACATCACCTTCGATGAGGCGGTCCGCGAGAACCTGAGGGTGGTCGACACTGCGTCCCTCTCCCTCTGCATGGACAATGGGCTGCCGATGCTCGTCTTCGGCGCCGAGGGTGACGACACGATCATCCGGGCGGTCAACGGCGAGAAGATCGGCACGCTGATCACCGCCGCTTAG
- the frr gene encoding ribosome recycling factor gives MIDDTLLEAEDKMERAVEHAKEDFAAIRTGRASAGMFAKIMVDYYGTPTPLPQMASIGTPEPRMVIIKPYDASQIGAMERAIRDSDLGVNPGNEGTQIRIVIPPMTEERRREMVKVARGKGEDAKVAVRNIRRKGKEELDRLVKDGEVGEDDGRRAEKELDDLTGRFVGVIDEMIKHKEVELLEV, from the coding sequence ATGATCGACGACACGCTCCTCGAGGCCGAGGACAAGATGGAACGCGCGGTCGAGCACGCGAAGGAGGACTTCGCGGCGATTCGCACGGGCCGCGCCAGCGCCGGGATGTTCGCCAAGATCATGGTCGACTACTACGGCACACCCACCCCGCTGCCGCAGATGGCCTCGATCGGCACTCCCGAGCCCCGCATGGTGATCATCAAGCCCTACGACGCCTCGCAGATCGGTGCGATGGAGCGGGCGATCCGCGACTCCGACCTCGGCGTCAACCCCGGCAACGAGGGTACCCAGATCCGCATCGTCATCCCCCCGATGACCGAGGAGCGGCGCCGCGAGATGGTCAAGGTCGCCCGCGGCAAGGGCGAGGACGCCAAGGTCGCGGTCCGCAACATCCGGCGCAAGGGCAAGGAGGAGCTCGATCGGCTCGTCAAGGACGGCGAGGTCGGCGAGGACGACGGCCGCCGTGCCGAGAAGGAGCTCGACGATCTGACCGGCCGCTTCGTCGGCGTGATCGACGAGATGATCAAGCACAAGGAAGTCGAGCTGCTCGAGGTATGA
- a CDS encoding phosphatidate cytidylyltransferase, producing the protein MSEDDRRDPGYGSGASAYSRLGGLDDADAGGGFFARGEDVEPPRPPRGQAPGRSEETARPSRSRRDSGARAPQEQPRRDTGRPEPSAWEEPPRRGAAARGDEPTRGGRPSRGQYETPGGYEHPRADDTAERPAYPAEEQQSRGGRSGRRRAPAGEPAPLPVERKSRAGRNVPVSIGVGILLAAVVLGTLFFYKQAFLGVLIIAGAVGSWELIRAIRTTGAQPPMVPVIGGGAVMIALAWFSGLDALSLGLLIAVLATFVWRIGDGPEGYQRDMGASALILAYVPFLLSFGAIMATPDDGKWRILCLLAAVVLSDTGGFVAGVFLGKHPMAPTISPKKSWEGFAGSLIATALGSSALLYFLLDVDLWKGLVFGLAVSIACVLGDLAESLLKRDLGIKDMSNLLPGHGGMMDRLDSIVFALPTAYVLLSVLVPTA; encoded by the coding sequence ATGAGCGAAGACGACCGCCGGGATCCCGGCTACGGCTCCGGGGCCAGCGCTTACTCGCGCCTCGGCGGGCTCGACGACGCCGACGCGGGTGGCGGATTCTTCGCCCGTGGCGAGGACGTCGAGCCTCCACGCCCGCCTCGGGGCCAGGCGCCCGGCCGGTCCGAGGAGACCGCCCGGCCGTCGCGGTCCCGGCGGGACTCCGGCGCTCGGGCACCCCAGGAACAGCCCCGGCGCGACACCGGCCGCCCGGAGCCGTCGGCGTGGGAGGAGCCGCCCCGCCGCGGTGCGGCCGCCCGGGGCGACGAGCCCACTCGCGGTGGCCGGCCCTCCCGAGGCCAATACGAAACCCCCGGGGGGTACGAGCACCCGCGCGCCGACGACACGGCGGAGCGTCCGGCGTACCCGGCGGAGGAGCAGCAGTCCCGTGGCGGCCGCAGTGGCCGGCGGCGCGCACCCGCCGGTGAGCCCGCGCCGCTGCCCGTGGAGCGCAAGTCCCGGGCCGGGCGCAACGTGCCGGTCTCGATCGGCGTGGGCATCCTGCTCGCGGCCGTGGTGCTGGGCACCCTGTTCTTCTACAAGCAGGCCTTCCTCGGCGTGCTCATCATCGCCGGCGCGGTCGGCAGCTGGGAGCTGATCCGGGCGATCAGGACCACCGGTGCGCAGCCACCGATGGTGCCGGTGATCGGCGGCGGCGCGGTGATGATCGCGCTCGCCTGGTTCTCCGGTCTCGACGCGCTCTCGCTGGGCCTGCTCATCGCCGTGCTCGCCACGTTCGTGTGGCGGATCGGCGACGGTCCGGAGGGTTACCAGCGCGACATGGGCGCCTCGGCCCTGATCCTCGCCTATGTGCCTTTCCTGCTCAGTTTCGGCGCGATCATGGCGACTCCCGACGACGGCAAATGGCGCATCCTGTGCTTGCTGGCGGCAGTGGTGCTCTCCGATACCGGTGGCTTCGTCGCGGGCGTTTTCCTGGGCAAACACCCCATGGCGCCGACGATCAGCCCCAAGAAGAGCTGGGAGGGGTTCGCGGGTTCGCTCATCGCCACGGCGCTGGGCAGCTCGGCGCTGCTCTACTTCCTGCTCGACGTGGACCTGTGGAAGGGCCTGGTCTTCGGCCTCGCCGTCTCCATCGCCTGCGTGCTGGGTGACCTCGCCGAATCGCTGCTCAAACGAGACCTGGGCATCAAGGACATGAGCAACCTCCTGCCGGGGCACGGCGGCATGATGGATCGACTCGACTCCATCGTCTTCGCCCTGCCCACGGCGTACGTCCTGCTGAGCGTGCTCGTACCCACAGCATGA
- the rlmN gene encoding 23S rRNA (adenine(2503)-C(2))-methyltransferase RlmN yields the protein MPPRHLADLDLAGRRSAVADLGEKEFRAGQLSTHYFARLERDPAAMTDIPAASRERLAAELLPKLLTPVRELACDDGATRKALWRLHDGSLVESVLMGYPDRVTVCISSQAGCGMACPFCATGQAGLTRNLSTAEIVDQVVYLAGVAASGAVHGSPPRLSHVVFMGMGEPLANYPRVIDAIRRLVTPAPEGLGLSQRHITVSTVGLVPAMRKLAEEDLSVTLALSLHAPDDDLRDELVPVNQRWNVAEVLDAAWAYAARTGRRVSIEYAMIRDVNDQPWRADLLGKLLAGKLTHVNLIPLNPTPGSRWDASPKPVEREFVRRLRAAGVATTVRDTRGREIDGACGQLAASEVES from the coding sequence ATGCCTCCGCGGCACCTCGCCGACCTCGACCTGGCCGGTCGCCGGTCCGCCGTGGCCGATCTCGGTGAGAAGGAGTTCCGGGCGGGTCAGCTCTCCACCCACTACTTCGCCCGCCTCGAGCGCGATCCGGCGGCGATGACGGACATCCCGGCGGCGTCGCGCGAGCGCCTCGCGGCTGAGCTGCTCCCCAAGCTGCTGACGCCGGTCCGCGAGCTCGCCTGCGACGACGGTGCCACGCGCAAGGCGCTGTGGCGGCTCCACGACGGCTCTCTGGTCGAGAGCGTGCTGATGGGTTACCCGGACCGGGTCACGGTCTGCATCTCCAGCCAGGCGGGCTGTGGCATGGCCTGCCCGTTCTGCGCGACCGGTCAGGCCGGCCTGACCCGCAACCTCTCCACCGCCGAGATCGTCGACCAGGTGGTCTACCTCGCCGGTGTCGCCGCTTCCGGCGCCGTGCACGGCAGCCCGCCCCGGCTGAGCCACGTCGTCTTCATGGGGATGGGCGAGCCGCTCGCCAATTATCCCCGGGTGATCGACGCGATCCGGCGCCTCGTCACGCCCGCGCCGGAGGGTCTCGGCCTGTCCCAGCGGCACATCACCGTGTCGACTGTCGGACTCGTGCCGGCAATGCGCAAGCTGGCGGAAGAGGATCTGTCCGTGACGCTTGCGCTGTCGCTCCACGCGCCTGATGATGATCTGCGCGATGAGTTGGTCCCGGTCAACCAGCGGTGGAATGTCGCCGAGGTGCTCGACGCGGCCTGGGCCTACGCGGCTCGCACCGGACGCCGCGTCTCCATCGAGTACGCCATGATCCGGGATGTAAATGATCAACCGTGGCGCGCGGACCTGCTGGGGAAGCTCCTGGCCGGAAAGCTCACCCACGTGAATCTCATCCCGCTCAATCCGACGCCGGGCAGTCGCTGGGACGCGAGCCCCAAGCCGGTGGAGCGGGAGTTCGTCCGGCGGTTGCGCGCGGCCGGGGTTGCGACCACGGTGCGTGACACCCGTGGCCGGGAGATCGACGGGGCCTGTGGACAGTTGGCGGCTAGCGAGGTGGAATCTTGA
- a CDS encoding DivIVA domain-containing protein: MSNQGQRFRRRAVRRGYKVDEVDSFLDRVEATLNGVPGAAVGAQEVHDVVFRVRFGGYDEWQVDLHLDRVERQLSELEERAAQPGRGAELRATELRPAEPPRMSPQAPASMGSGPATGNLPNRPAPSPAPQRFEDPAFAGAGFDSRDPSRDPGFDPGRHGKMDMTSEIRMPDAGRFNQPAGGPPPSGPPTGGFNGPPPGYQQQQPPPGYQQQPPPVAQPPQGYGQPSAPGGFGGGFNAPPSAGPQGGFNGPPAPPASAAPTGEVQRVDQMRRGFQLRRFGSGYDPAQVDRLFEGVVSALAGHGATPISDNELDPAQFSLVPGGYYEGEVDAALREVRDIVRRR; this comes from the coding sequence TTGAGCAATCAGGGGCAGCGGTTCCGGCGGCGCGCGGTACGCCGGGGATACAAAGTCGATGAGGTCGATTCGTTCCTCGACCGCGTGGAGGCGACGCTCAACGGCGTGCCCGGCGCTGCGGTCGGCGCGCAGGAGGTCCACGACGTGGTCTTCCGGGTGCGCTTTGGGGGATATGACGAGTGGCAGGTCGACCTGCACCTCGACCGGGTGGAGCGGCAACTCTCGGAGCTCGAGGAGCGGGCGGCGCAGCCTGGCCGCGGCGCCGAGCTGCGCGCCACCGAGCTGCGTCCGGCGGAGCCGCCGAGGATGAGCCCGCAGGCTCCGGCGTCGATGGGCTCCGGCCCGGCGACCGGCAACCTGCCCAACCGGCCGGCACCGTCTCCGGCGCCGCAGCGGTTCGAGGACCCGGCGTTCGCGGGCGCGGGTTTCGACTCGCGTGACCCGTCCCGGGATCCCGGGTTCGACCCGGGCCGCCACGGCAAGATGGACATGACTTCCGAGATCCGCATGCCGGACGCCGGGCGCTTCAACCAGCCGGCGGGCGGACCGCCGCCGAGCGGACCGCCGACCGGTGGATTCAACGGCCCGCCGCCCGGATATCAGCAGCAGCAGCCGCCGCCCGGCTACCAGCAGCAGCCGCCGCCCGTGGCGCAGCCGCCGCAGGGCTACGGCCAGCCGTCCGCACCGGGTGGATTCGGTGGCGGCTTCAACGCGCCGCCGTCAGCGGGCCCGCAGGGCGGCTTCAACGGCCCGCCCGCACCGCCCGCGAGCGCTGCTCCGACGGGTGAGGTCCAGCGGGTCGACCAGATGCGCCGGGGTTTCCAGCTGCGCCGCTTCGGCAGCGGTTACGACCCGGCCCAGGTCGACCGGCTCTTCGAGGGCGTGGTCAGTGCTCTCGCCGGGCACGGCGCGACTCCGATCAGCGACAACGAGCTCGACCCGGCGCAGTTCAGCCTGGTCCCCGGCGGCTACTACGAGGGCGAGGTCGACGCGGCTCTCCGCGAGGTCCGCGACATCGTCCGCCGCCGCTGA
- a CDS encoding Rieske 2Fe-2S domain-containing protein, with product MTGTGHASMRIDTSAGSILCDPWVNPAYFASWFPFPDNSQLDWEQLGDVDYLYVSHLHRDHFDAKHLRRFVSKKATVLLPEYPTSQLEDELRDLGFTSFLRTVSDEVHELDGGLKIMIQALISPTDGPIGDSSLWVEHDGVRVLNQNDARPTDLVRFTELGHVHAHMLQFSGAIWYPMVYELPQSAKTAFGKQKRDRQYDRTWRYIDDLKPSHVFPIAGPPCFLDEELWHLNDIFGDEGNIFPDQADFLREYAKVGGTNGVVLLPGSVSTLTADGCTTTHPVDDVDDFFANKAEHLKAYRDRELVTIQREKASWSHPEIDVLAGMKARIDPLLEESVRLAQGVGGPVRFDLTTPFEEGGEIIESILIDFPGKEVRIAADEKVRYRFKTERRLVEHLLFIDEGDWVNSLFLSCRFTAARIGQYNEFVYAFFKCLSEERLQYAEGWYESQRPDAEDITMGGWTFQRRCPHLKADLTRFGIVEGDTLTCQLHGWKFNLASGKCLTSVGHEIRSEKAS from the coding sequence ATCACGGGCACGGGTCACGCGAGCATGCGGATCGACACATCGGCGGGGAGCATCCTCTGCGACCCCTGGGTGAATCCTGCCTACTTCGCATCGTGGTTCCCCTTCCCGGACAACTCCCAGCTCGACTGGGAGCAGCTCGGCGACGTCGACTACCTCTACGTGTCGCACCTGCACCGCGACCACTTCGACGCCAAGCACCTGCGGCGGTTCGTCAGCAAGAAGGCGACCGTGCTGCTCCCGGAGTACCCGACGAGCCAGCTCGAGGACGAGCTGCGCGACCTGGGCTTCACGAGCTTCCTGCGGACGGTCTCGGACGAGGTGCACGAGCTCGACGGCGGTCTGAAGATCATGATTCAGGCGCTGATCAGCCCCACCGACGGCCCGATCGGCGACTCGTCGCTCTGGGTGGAGCACGACGGCGTCCGCGTCCTCAACCAGAACGACGCCCGCCCCACCGACCTGGTGCGCTTCACGGAGCTGGGCCACGTGCACGCGCACATGCTGCAGTTCTCCGGCGCGATCTGGTACCCGATGGTCTACGAGCTGCCCCAGTCGGCGAAGACGGCGTTCGGCAAGCAGAAGCGCGACCGGCAATACGACCGCACGTGGCGCTACATCGACGACCTGAAGCCCAGTCACGTCTTCCCGATCGCCGGGCCGCCGTGCTTCCTCGACGAGGAGCTGTGGCACCTCAACGACATCTTCGGCGACGAGGGCAACATCTTCCCCGACCAGGCCGACTTCCTGCGGGAGTACGCCAAGGTCGGCGGCACCAACGGCGTGGTCCTGCTGCCCGGCTCGGTCTCGACCCTGACCGCTGACGGCTGCACCACGACGCATCCGGTCGACGACGTGGACGACTTCTTCGCCAACAAGGCCGAGCACCTGAAGGCTTACCGCGACCGCGAGCTGGTGACGATCCAGCGGGAGAAGGCATCCTGGTCGCACCCGGAGATCGACGTGCTCGCCGGGATGAAGGCCCGGATCGACCCACTGCTGGAGGAGTCGGTCCGGCTGGCACAGGGTGTCGGCGGGCCGGTGCGGTTCGACCTGACCACGCCGTTCGAGGAGGGCGGCGAGATCATCGAGTCGATCCTGATCGACTTCCCCGGCAAGGAGGTCCGGATCGCCGCCGATGAGAAGGTGCGCTACCGGTTCAAGACCGAGCGCCGCCTCGTCGAGCACCTGCTCTTCATCGATGAGGGTGACTGGGTCAACTCGCTCTTCCTGTCGTGCCGCTTCACCGCCGCCCGCATCGGGCAGTACAACGAGTTCGTCTACGCCTTCTTCAAGTGCCTGTCCGAGGAGCGCCTGCAGTACGCCGAGGGCTGGTACGAATCCCAACGCCCGGACGCCGAGGACATCACGATGGGCGGCTGGACCTTCCAGCGCCGCTGCCCGCACCTCAAGGCCGACCTGACCCGCTTCGGCATCGTCGAGGGCGACACGCTCACCTGCCAGCTACACGGCTGGAAGTTCAACCTCGCCAGCGGCAAGTGCCTGACGAGCGTGGGCCACGAGATCCGCTCGGAGAAGGCTTCCTGA
- a CDS encoding phytoene desaturase family protein: MTEIPARADVVIIGSGHNGLVAAIMLARAGLATVVLEADSTIGGATRTERIFPKVPGLRQSTGSYLLGLMPPELLAKLDVQIPTRRRDPHYFLPTPGPVGSPYLLFGTDRAAARAQLSPADLAADDALQAELADLREDLAPAWLAEPGSVEETAERYLRPALRKTFIRLVRGSVAEYLAGFDLSELLTAMYAVTDGLSGAHAGPDDPGTGHNFLLHNMCRLPGADGTWMIAEGGMGRVAEILAGAARRQGAQIIASTPVAQVLTSGGAVSGVALADGRVIETTTVLGACDPFRLAELAPLPAALADHLASVRRSGTTMKVNLALSGLPRFRCLPPDAPSPFGSTIHLLPESLGSPMAALRRMWEQVRAGELPDEPTIEWYVHTTVDPSLQDDAGHHSSALFVQSVPYAPNGGWDAQVDGYVDRLLEICERYAPGTRSLVVDVAPLTPPGIERHFGITGGHIQHLDNTFALDRRMPYFTGVDGLYAGSAGCHPGGGVTGAPGHNAAVRILTDLNLPEF, translated from the coding sequence ATGACGGAGATCCCGGCGCGCGCGGACGTAGTGATCATCGGCTCCGGCCACAACGGTCTGGTGGCGGCGATCATGCTCGCCCGTGCCGGGCTCGCCACCGTGGTCCTGGAGGCCGACAGCACCATCGGCGGCGCCACGCGGACCGAGCGGATCTTCCCCAAGGTGCCGGGCCTGCGCCAGTCCACCGGCTCTTACCTGCTCGGACTCATGCCGCCCGAGTTGCTCGCGAAGCTCGACGTCCAGATCCCGACCCGGCGGCGTGATCCGCACTACTTCCTCCCGACACCGGGGCCGGTCGGGTCGCCGTACCTCCTGTTCGGCACCGACCGCGCCGCCGCGCGAGCACAGCTCTCGCCCGCGGACCTCGCGGCCGACGACGCGCTCCAGGCCGAGCTCGCCGACCTGCGCGAGGACCTCGCGCCCGCGTGGCTCGCCGAGCCCGGGTCCGTCGAGGAGACCGCCGAGCGCTACCTGCGGCCCGCGCTGCGCAAGACCTTCATCCGACTGGTACGCGGATCCGTCGCCGAGTATCTCGCCGGCTTCGACCTCTCCGAGCTCCTCACCGCGATGTACGCCGTGACCGACGGCCTCTCCGGTGCCCACGCGGGCCCCGACGACCCCGGCACCGGGCACAACTTCCTGCTGCACAACATGTGCCGCCTGCCCGGCGCGGACGGCACCTGGATGATCGCCGAGGGCGGCATGGGCCGGGTGGCGGAGATCCTCGCCGGAGCGGCCCGCCGCCAGGGCGCGCAGATCATCGCGAGCACTCCGGTGGCCCAGGTCCTCACCAGCGGGGGAGCGGTCAGCGGAGTCGCCCTCGCCGACGGCCGGGTGATCGAGACGACGACGGTGCTCGGCGCCTGCGACCCGTTCCGCCTCGCCGAGCTGGCCCCGCTGCCCGCGGCGCTCGCGGATCACCTGGCGAGCGTGCGGCGTTCCGGCACCACGATGAAGGTCAACCTGGCGCTGAGCGGACTGCCGCGTTTCCGCTGCCTGCCACCGGACGCGCCGTCGCCGTTCGGGTCGACGATCCACCTGCTGCCGGAGAGCCTGGGTTCCCCGATGGCGGCCCTGCGCCGGATGTGGGAGCAGGTCCGCGCGGGCGAGCTGCCCGACGAGCCCACCATCGAGTGGTATGTCCACACCACGGTCGACCCGTCGCTCCAGGACGATGCCGGTCACCACTCCTCGGCCCTGTTCGTCCAGTCGGTTCCCTACGCCCCCAACGGTGGCTGGGACGCCCAGGTGGACGGCTATGTGGACCGGCTCCTGGAGATCTGCGAGCGCTATGCGCCCGGCACGAGGTCCCTGGTGGTCGATGTGGCCCCGCTGACCCCGCCGGGCATCGAGCGCCACTTCGGCATCACCGGCGGCCACATCCAGCACCTGGACAACACGTTCGCCCTCGATCGGCGTATGCCCTACTTCACCGGCGTGGACGGCCTCTACGCAGGCAGCGCAGGCTGCCACCCCGGCGGCGGCGTGACGGGTGCCCCCGGCCACAACGCAGCGGTCCGCATCCTCACCGACCTCAACCTCCCTGAATTTTAA